One part of the Streptomyces ferrugineus genome encodes these proteins:
- a CDS encoding CBM35 domain-containing protein, with product MTSGNNGANTPPEDDDPFGYLYADGQANGAQPPSGGYGYPNAVNRVRAVGQRQYGQPPAAPQIPQQGAYGQPNAHYAAPETLPGGAPTTQQPSYSGGSGRGAGRGGGPNTKGLLIGAIAVVAAVVIGIGVAMLGGDEDPGDKDNEAGATPSQSQSAESSPSASSSAGASEEDLQATDAKTLRLEGGATTDSAFKGARADGGIYVTNFNKVGAKVTWTVNGIDEAGPYTLNVRYSSAGKDANATLLVNGTANSAPLGLKNFIGARAPEGDWEKGWQTTWAPVTLNKGTNTLAVACNDGNKCDAILDQMWLTKGTKS from the coding sequence ATGACGTCCGGCAACAACGGCGCGAACACGCCGCCCGAGGACGACGACCCGTTCGGCTACCTCTACGCCGACGGCCAGGCCAACGGAGCCCAGCCACCGTCCGGTGGCTACGGCTATCCGAACGCCGTGAACCGGGTGCGCGCGGTGGGCCAGCGCCAGTACGGCCAGCCGCCGGCCGCGCCCCAGATCCCGCAGCAGGGCGCCTACGGCCAGCCGAACGCGCACTACGCGGCACCGGAGACGCTGCCCGGCGGCGCACCGACGACCCAGCAGCCGTCGTACAGCGGCGGCAGCGGCCGCGGCGCCGGCCGCGGCGGGGGCCCCAACACCAAGGGGCTGCTGATCGGGGCCATCGCGGTCGTCGCGGCGGTAGTCATCGGCATCGGCGTGGCGATGCTGGGCGGCGATGAGGACCCGGGCGACAAGGACAACGAGGCCGGGGCGACGCCGTCGCAGTCCCAAAGCGCGGAGTCGAGTCCTTCGGCGAGCAGCAGCGCCGGGGCGAGCGAGGAGGACCTGCAGGCGACCGATGCCAAGACCCTGCGACTCGAGGGGGGCGCAACCACGGACTCCGCCTTCAAGGGGGCCAGGGCGGACGGCGGGATCTACGTCACGAACTTCAACAAGGTCGGCGCCAAGGTCACCTGGACCGTGAACGGTATCGACGAGGCCGGCCCCTACACCCTGAACGTGCGCTACAGCAGCGCGGGCAAGGATGCCAACGCGACCCTTCTGGTCAACGGGACGGCGAACTCCGCGCCGCTGGGTCTCAAGAACTTCATCGGCGCGCGGGCCCCGGAGGGGGACTGGGAGAAGGGCTGGCAGACCACCTGGGCGCCCGTCACCCTGAACAAGGGCACCAACACCCTCGCGGTCGCCTGCAACGACGGCAACAAGTGCGACGCGATCCTCGACCAGATGTGGCTCACCAAGGGCACGAAGAGCTAG
- a CDS encoding flavin reductase family protein, translating into MPNTSPAAQPATTLLPASRSAARHAEGVSNDEFRAAMSRLAAGVVLVTALEPPLDPDDPHAPAGEDVGMTATAFLSVSLDPPLVLVSLREGSRMDDLLAEQPLWAVSVLAESQRHIAGRFAMKGRVSDRLLFADIPYVRGKESGAPLVGGALATLECRTEQRVTAGDHTLVIGRVLSASLPSADGGPLTYFRGRYRHLG; encoded by the coding sequence GTGCCGAACACTTCCCCTGCCGCGCAGCCCGCGACCACCCTCCTCCCCGCCTCCCGCAGCGCCGCCCGGCATGCTGAGGGGGTGAGCAACGACGAGTTCCGAGCCGCCATGTCCCGGCTCGCCGCGGGCGTGGTCCTGGTGACCGCGCTGGAGCCGCCCCTGGACCCGGACGACCCGCACGCCCCGGCCGGCGAGGACGTCGGCATGACGGCCACGGCGTTCCTGTCGGTGTCCCTGGACCCGCCGTTGGTGCTGGTCAGCCTGCGTGAGGGCTCCCGGATGGACGACCTGCTCGCCGAGCAGCCGCTGTGGGCGGTCTCGGTCCTCGCCGAGAGCCAGCGCCACATCGCGGGCCGCTTCGCCATGAAGGGCCGGGTCAGCGACCGGCTACTGTTCGCCGACATCCCGTACGTCCGCGGCAAGGAGAGCGGCGCCCCGCTGGTGGGCGGCGCCCTGGCCACGCTGGAGTGCCGCACCGAGCAGCGGGTGACGGCCGGCGACCACACCCTGGTGATCGGACGTGTTCTGTCGGCCTCGCTGCCGAGTGCCGACGGGGGGCCGCTGACGTATTTCCGGGGCCGTTACCGGCACTTGGGGTGA
- the cdgB gene encoding diguanylate cyclase CdgB, producing the protein METESEPYVRLATLRQLHQVMADMNTARSLADTLQTVADGVVTGLGYELACVNLVRPDGDLVVAAFSGNPAAEALITGRVGSREAWERRLSMGQHWGDLVFIPHTEGWILDDDDVPQWYTDGPAPRFEDEWHPSDRLFAPMYTPGVQGGACGELIGVLSVDRPRNGRLPGAWGREALQMYAFQAAIAISNARLRANMQRALVRLERDQQALRASEESFRQAFEYAPSGMAIAEMGGDQHGRILRTNDALCRLLGRPASAMRRYSFSDLVHPEDIGTLLRTSAEGGRAELRLGRRDGTYVWVSLRNSVVADAADGPRFLLTHVEDIEERKRRELQLAHRASHDSLTGLPNSAELRARLAARLCRRPAHAGALESMDAAYGHPAVFDANGHGFDFPGAAALEAYDHHVHTVSPDEGERDDGTKGLAVLFCDLDGFKSINDRFGHNAGDAVLIEVARRLSRQVRDGDTVARLGGDEFVILADGLGRADAQDLAVRLRNEIIQPIRAEGRAVRVGASFGIGWAHCGMTADEVLKSADERMYVEKRSRPKQHRRAG; encoded by the coding sequence ATGGAGACCGAGTCGGAGCCGTATGTCCGTCTTGCGACCCTGCGACAACTTCACCAGGTCATGGCTGACATGAACACGGCCCGTAGCCTGGCGGACACACTACAGACCGTCGCCGACGGCGTCGTCACCGGCCTCGGCTACGAACTCGCGTGCGTCAACCTCGTGCGCCCCGACGGCGACCTCGTGGTCGCCGCCTTCTCCGGCAACCCCGCCGCCGAGGCCCTGATCACCGGCCGGGTCGGCTCCCGCGAGGCATGGGAGCGGCGGCTGAGCATGGGCCAGCACTGGGGCGACCTGGTGTTCATCCCGCACACCGAGGGCTGGATACTCGACGACGACGACGTCCCGCAGTGGTACACCGACGGCCCCGCGCCCCGCTTCGAAGACGAGTGGCACCCGAGCGACCGGCTCTTCGCGCCGATGTACACGCCCGGTGTGCAGGGCGGCGCGTGCGGCGAGCTGATCGGGGTGCTGTCCGTGGACCGGCCGCGCAACGGCCGGCTGCCGGGCGCGTGGGGGCGCGAGGCGCTTCAGATGTACGCGTTCCAGGCCGCGATCGCCATCAGCAACGCACGTCTACGCGCGAATATGCAGCGGGCACTGGTCAGGCTGGAGCGCGATCAGCAGGCCCTGCGCGCCAGCGAGGAAAGCTTCAGGCAGGCCTTCGAGTACGCCCCCTCCGGCATGGCCATCGCCGAGATGGGCGGCGACCAGCACGGGCGGATCCTGCGCACCAACGACGCGCTGTGCCGCCTCCTCGGCCGCCCCGCCTCCGCGATGCGCCGCTACTCCTTCTCCGACCTCGTCCACCCCGAGGACATCGGCACGCTGCTGCGGACGTCGGCGGAGGGCGGCCGCGCCGAGCTCCGCCTCGGCCGCCGCGACGGCACCTACGTCTGGGTCTCACTCCGCAACAGCGTCGTCGCCGACGCCGCCGACGGCCCCCGCTTCCTGCTCACCCACGTCGAGGACATCGAGGAGCGCAAGCGCCGCGAGCTCCAGCTCGCCCACCGCGCCTCGCACGACTCGCTCACCGGGCTGCCGAACTCCGCCGAGCTGCGCGCACGGCTGGCCGCCCGGCTGTGCCGGCGCCCCGCGCACGCCGGCGCCCTGGAATCCATGGACGCGGCCTACGGCCACCCGGCCGTCTTCGACGCCAACGGCCACGGCTTCGACTTCCCGGGCGCGGCGGCGCTCGAGGCCTACGACCACCACGTCCACACCGTCTCCCCGGACGAGGGCGAGCGCGACGACGGCACCAAGGGGCTCGCGGTCCTCTTCTGCGACCTCGACGGCTTCAAGTCGATCAACGACCGGTTCGGGCACAACGCGGGTGACGCGGTGCTCATCGAGGTCGCGAGGCGCCTGTCCCGCCAGGTCCGCGACGGCGACACCGTCGCCCGGCTCGGCGGCGACGAGTTCGTGATCCTCGCCGACGGGCTCGGCCGGGCCGACGCGCAGGACCTCGCGGTCCGTCTGCGCAATGAGATCATCCAACCGATCCGGGCCGAGGGACGGGCGGTCCGCGTCGGCGCGAGCTTCGGCATCGGGTGGGCACACTGCGGGATGACTGCGGACGAAGTGTTGAAGTCCGCTGACGAGCGGATGTACGTAGAGAAACGATCTCGTCCCAAACAACACAGACGCGCGGGATGA